Proteins encoded together in one Psychrobacter sanguinis window:
- the aroB gene encoding 3-dehydroquinate synthase produces the protein MKANLTVHTQSHDYPIVITSQCDMATEIAPYIKGKQVMVVTNTTVEKLYLQPLVEGLKADFEVFSVVLPDGEQYKTQQYIDKIYDALMGHHCARDVTLVALGGGVIGDMTGFAAASFMRGVNFIQIPTTLLSQVDSSVGGKTGINHPKGKNMIGAFWQPQMVLADMHTLTTLPSRELSAGMAEVVKYALIMDAGFLTWLEDNMSALMTLDKSALAEAVARCCQYKADIVAQDERESGKRALLNFGHTFGHVIETHEGYGQWLHGEAVAAGMVQAAQLSEKMGWISEQEVQRICHVLQSAQLPIRPPSIDTETALGLMQHDKKVKLGQVRLILLKSLGEAVVTADFDHTLLEAVLSDTV, from the coding sequence ATGAAAGCTAATTTAACTGTGCATACCCAAAGTCATGATTACCCTATTGTAATCACCAGTCAGTGTGATATGGCTACCGAAATAGCGCCCTATATTAAGGGTAAGCAAGTAATGGTGGTTACTAATACTACTGTAGAGAAGCTATATTTGCAGCCGCTGGTTGAAGGGCTTAAAGCAGATTTCGAGGTGTTTAGTGTGGTATTGCCAGATGGCGAGCAGTACAAGACACAACAGTATATCGACAAAATTTACGATGCTTTAATGGGTCATCACTGTGCTCGAGATGTGACCCTAGTCGCCTTAGGCGGTGGAGTAATTGGTGATATGACCGGATTTGCTGCAGCTTCCTTTATGCGTGGGGTTAATTTTATTCAAATTCCGACCACGTTACTGTCTCAAGTAGATTCTAGCGTGGGCGGGAAAACCGGCATTAACCATCCCAAAGGTAAGAACATGATAGGGGCTTTCTGGCAGCCCCAAATGGTGCTAGCAGACATGCATACCCTAACCACATTGCCGAGTCGTGAGCTTTCCGCGGGTATGGCTGAGGTTGTAAAATATGCATTGATTATGGATGCAGGTTTCCTAACGTGGTTAGAGGACAATATGTCTGCCTTGATGACATTAGATAAGTCAGCGTTGGCAGAAGCGGTCGCCAGATGCTGTCAATATAAAGCAGATATTGTGGCTCAAGATGAACGTGAGTCAGGTAAAAGAGCTTTATTGAACTTTGGACATACCTTTGGTCATGTGATTGAAACTCATGAGGGGTATGGACAATGGTTACATGGCGAAGCAGTGGCAGCGGGCATGGTACAGGCAGCTCAGCTATCTGAAAAGATGGGCTGGATTAGTGAGCAAGAGGTACAGCGTATCTGTCATGTTCTACAATCTGCCCAGTTGCCTATTCGCCCGCCTAGCATTGATACCGAGACCGCTTTGGGCTTAATGCAACATGATAAAAAAGTTAAGTTAGGACAAGTTCGATTGATTTTGTTAAAATCGTTGGGTGAAGCCGTGGTGACCGCTGACTTTGATCACACATTGCTTGAGGCTGTCCTTAGTGACACAGTATAA